From Oligoflexus sp., one genomic window encodes:
- a CDS encoding MarC family protein: MDLKTSFMNFASSFTALFAIVDPVAVIPVFLGLTDRYTAQERAAVSLKACAIALAILSVFAVTGEGIFRLFGISIPAFRIAGGILLLL, from the coding sequence AACTTTGCGTCTTCATTTACGGCGCTCTTTGCCATTGTGGATCCGGTGGCCGTCATCCCGGTTTTCCTCGGTCTTACCGATCGTTATACCGCCCAGGAACGCGCCGCCGTCAGCCTGAAAGCCTGCGCGATCGCCCTCGCCATCCTCAGCGTCTTCGCCGTTACCGGGGAAGGCATCTTCCGGCTCTTTGGAATCTCCATCCCGGCCTTTCGGATCGCCGGTGGCATCCTGCTCCTTTTATT